In Oryza sativa Japonica Group chromosome 2, ASM3414082v1, the following are encoded in one genomic region:
- the LOC4327985 gene encoding uncharacterized protein, whose translation MARHRWYVQAVALLVVLKAAAGSAAPPTTTRSRSSSTVVAGMVFCDQCKDGARGLFDYPLYGARVAIECGGGESPVTVRECNTNWFGGFSVRMEGTPEMNRCTARVVQATGHCGAAIPTAPRDLTLAFRMLGLALYTVPPLLSQPLRPMDFCPSPLTSPSPPALALAPSPIPTPIIAPPPVSSPAPPLPPLWRRRPRRLPPIWRPTPPSLPVDTMPPPPPPPPPQPQGSACTFDKWADVGLHGCNWKVVTPNTTVAMAFGPAAAQRYGPDMTLREALDGRGDMYRTLLREATAALLNAYYNPSGSGFLYPTTASVIDHINAALLTPTLHKLLLEGARFRRANSDSNLPCHLTPCN comes from the exons ATGGCGAGGCATCGGTGGTATGTGCAGGCGGTGGCGCTGCTGGTGGTGCTGAAGGCGGCGGCAGGGTctgcggcgccgccgacgacgacgaggagcaggagcagcagcacggTGGTGGCCGGGATGGTGTTCTGCGACCAGTGCAAGGACGGCGCCAGAGGCCTCTTCGACTACCCGCTCTACG GTGCGCGGGTGGCGATCGAGTGCGGCGGAGGGGAGAGCCCGGTGACGGTGCGGGAGTGCAACACCAACTGGTTCGGGGGATTCTCCGTCCGCATGGAGGGCACGCCCGAGATGAACCGCTGCACAGCGCGCGTCGTCCAGGCCACCGGCCACTGCGGCGCCGCCATCCCCACCGCCCCTCGCGACCTCACCCTCGCCTTCCGCATGCTCGGCCTCGCCCTCTACACCGTCCCCCCACTCCTCTCCCAGCCGCTCCGTCCCATGGACTTCTGCCCATCTCCATTAacatctccatctcctcccgcCCTCGCGCTCGCCCCCTCTCCGATTCCGACTCCAATCATCGCGCCGCCCCCCGTGTCCTCGCCGGCTCCCCCTCTCCCGCCCCTCTGGCGCCGCAGgcctcgccgcctgccgcccatCTGGCGCCCGACCCCACCCTCGCTACCCGTTGacaccatgccgccgccgccgccgccaccgccaccgcagccgcagGGCTCCGCCTGCACCTTCGA CAAGTGGGCGGACGTTGGATTGCACGGGTGCAACTGGAAGGTGGTGACGCCCAACACGACGGTGGCCATGGCGTTCGGCCCCGCCGCGGCGCAGAGGTACGGCCCCGACATGACGCTGCGGGAGGCGCTGGACGGGAGGGGAGACATGTACCGGACGCTGCTGCGGGAGGCCACGGCGGCGCTCCTCAATGCCTACTACAACCCCAGTGGCTCCGGCTTCCTGTACCCCACCACCGCCAGCGTCATCGACCACATCAACGCCGCCCTCCTCACCCCCACGCTCCACAAGCTTCTCCTCGAGGGTGCGCGCTTCCGCCGCGCCAACTCCGACTCCAACCTGCCCTGCCACCTCACCCCCTGCAACTAA
- the LOC4327986 gene encoding uncharacterized protein At3g28850, which yields MGCAASAFVDDDDDDDRRRRIIGVSASHIVSLTSSTYGILDNILVSSAQSQSQSQSPTRIPPPPTPPPRPTTTTNPPCAAPPEKHLKKQGEAEVINSWELMAGLLDPATPQKPRRPTHHSPPPAPPAGVLLYTTTLRGVRATFEACNAVRAALHSHGVAFRERDISMDRGFREELRHRISLDHHDRAPLVPRLFVRGNHVGGAAEVARLEEEGKLAALLEGLPRARPGGGCCDGCGGMRFLPCFDCNGSRKLCFSLPTPVPAAAAARSNKTRAVVVVRCGECNENGLVLCPICS from the coding sequence ATGGGTTGCGCTGCCTCCGCGTtcgtggacgacgacgacgacgatgaccgcCGCCGGCGCATCATCGGCGTCTCCGCCTCCCACATCGTCTccctcacctcctccacctACGGCATCCTCGACAACATTCTAGTATCATCAGCtcaatcccaatcccaatcccaatcccctACTAGGATTCCTCCTCCGCCCACGCCGCCTCCCcgacccaccaccaccaccaacccaCCATGTGCAGCCCCGCCGGAGAAGCATCTGAAGAAGCAGGGCGAGGCGGAGGTCATCAACTCGTGGGAGCTCATGGCCGGTCTCCTCGACCCCGCCACCCCACAGAAACCACGGAGGCCCACGCACcactctcctcctcctgctcctcctgctgggGTTCTGCTCTACACCACCACGCTTCGCGGCGTGCGCGCCACCTTCGAGGCCTGCAACGCCGTCCGCGCCGCGCTCCACTCGCACGGCGTCGCCTTCCGGGAGCGCGACATCTCCATGGACCGCGGCTTCCGGGAGGAGTTGCGCCACCGCATCTCCCTCGACCACCACGACCGCGCGCCCCTGGTGCCACGGCTGTTCGTCCGGGGCAAccacgtcggcggcgccgcggaggTGGCGCgcctggaggaggagggcaaGCTTGCGGCGCTGCTGGAGGGCCTGCCGAGGGCGCGCCCAGGTGGTGGCTGCTGCGACGGATGCGGCGGCATGCGATTCCTGCCCTGCTTCGACTGCAACGGCAGCCGCAAGCTCTGCTTCTCCCTCCCCacgccggtgccggcggcggcggctgcaaggAGCAACAAGAcgcgggcggtggtggtggtgcgctgCGGCGAGTGTAACGAGAACGGCCTCGTGCTTTGCCCAATCTGCTCCTaa
- the LOC4327987 gene encoding amino acid permease 3 isoform X1 — protein sequence MLPRSRTLPPRIHDGVVVVERDVRRYQQLPQQVEMEMTTTKRQQDHQVETMTTKKIDEEDEEVDDDGRAKRRGTVWTAASHIITAVIGSGVLSLAWAIAQLGWVVGPTVMLLFAAVIYFTSNLLADCYRTGDPATGRRNYTYMDAVKANLGGAKVKVCGCIQYLNLLGVAIGYTIAASISMMAIQRSNCFHARGEQDPCHASSNVYMIMFGIVQVFFSQIPDFDQVWWLSILAAVMSFTYSAVGLALGAAQVAQNRTFAGSAMGVAVGFVTKTGDVVTPAQKVWRNLQALGDIAFAYSYSIILIEIQDTLRSPPAEARTMRKATGISVVVTSVFYLLCGCMGYAAFGDDAPGNLLTGFGFYKPYWLLDVANMAIVVHLVGAYQVYCQPLFAFVERRAERRWPNGLPGGDYDLGWIKVSVFRLAWRTCFVAVTTVVAMLLPFFNDVVGILGALGFWPLTVYFPVEMYIAHRRIRRWTTTWVGLQALSLACLLVSLAAAVGSIAGVLLDLKSYRPFRSTY from the exons ATGTTGCCGAGAAGCCGAACGCTCCCGCCAAGGATTCATGATGGCGTCGTGGTG GTAGAACGCGATGTGAGGAGGTACCAGCAGCTGCCGCAGCaggtggagatggagatgaCGACGACCAAGAGGCAGCAGGATCATCAGGTGGAGACGATGACGACGAAGAAGAttgatgaagaagatgaagaggtGGACGACGACGGTCGGGCGAAGCGGAGGGGGACGGTGTGGACGGCGGCGTCGCACATCATCACGGCGGTGATCGGGTCAGGTGTGCTGTCGCTGGCGTGGGCGATCGCGCAGCTGGGCTgggtggtgggccccaccgtcATGCTCCTCTTTGCTGCCGTCATCTACTTCACCTCCAACCTCCTCGCCGACTGCTACCGCACCGGCGACCCCGCCACCGGCAGAAGGAACTACACCTACATGGACGCCGTCAAGGCCAACCTCG GCGGTGCCAAGGTGAAGGTTTGCGGATGCATTCAGTACCTCAACCTTTTGGGAGTGGCCATCGGTTACACCATCGCCGCCTCCATTAGCATGAT GGCGATCCAGCGTTCCAACTGCTTCCACGCGAGAGGAGAGCAGGATCCATGCCACGCCTCCAGCAACGTGTACATGATCATGTTCGGCATCGTCCAGGTGTTCTTCTCCCAGATCCCCGACTTCGACCAAGTCTGGTGGCTctccatcctcgccgccgtcatgtCCTTCACCTActccgccgtcggcctcgcccTCGGCGCCGCCCAGGTCGCCCAGAACCGCACGTTCGCCGGCAGCGCCATGGGCGTCGCCGTGGGCTTCGTCACCAAGACCGGCGACGTCGTCACCCCCGCGCAGAAGGTGTGGCGCAACCTGCAGGCGCTGGGGGACATCGCCTTCGCCTACTCCTACTCCATCATCCTCATCGAGATCCAGGACACGctgcggtcgccgccggcggaggcgaggacgatgCGGAAGGCGACGGGGATCAGCGTGGTGGTGACGAGCGTGTTCTACCTGCTGTGCGGATGCATGGGGTACGCGGCGTTCGGCGACGACGCGCCGGGGAACCTCCTCACCGGCTTCGGCTTCTACAAGCCCTACTGGCTGCTGGACGTGGCCAACATGGCGATCGTGGTACACCTGGTGGGGGCGTACCAGGTGTACTGCCAGCCGCTCTTCGCCTtcgtggagaggagggcggagcggcggtggcccAACGGCCTCCCCGGCGGCGACTACGACCTGGGGTGGATAAAGGTGAGCGTGTTCAGGTTGGCGTGGCGGACGTGCTTCgtggcggtgacgacggtggtggcgatgcTGCTGCCCTTCTTCAACGACGTGGTGGGCATCCTGGGGGCGCTCGGCTTCTGGCCGCTCACCGTCTACTTCCCCGTCGAGATGTACATCGCCCACCGCCGCATCCGGAGGTGGACAACCACCTGGGTCGGCCTGCAGGCGCTCAGCCTCGCCTGCCTTCTcgtctcgctcgccgccgccgtcggctccatcgccggcgtCCTGCTCGACCTCAAGTCCTACCGTCCATTCCGCTCCACCTACTAA
- the LOC4327987 gene encoding amino acid permease 3 isoform X2 has product MEMTTTKRQQDHQVETMTTKKIDEEDEEVDDDGRAKRRGTVWTAASHIITAVIGSGVLSLAWAIAQLGWVVGPTVMLLFAAVIYFTSNLLADCYRTGDPATGRRNYTYMDAVKANLGGAKVKVCGCIQYLNLLGVAIGYTIAASISMMAIQRSNCFHARGEQDPCHASSNVYMIMFGIVQVFFSQIPDFDQVWWLSILAAVMSFTYSAVGLALGAAQVAQNRTFAGSAMGVAVGFVTKTGDVVTPAQKVWRNLQALGDIAFAYSYSIILIEIQDTLRSPPAEARTMRKATGISVVVTSVFYLLCGCMGYAAFGDDAPGNLLTGFGFYKPYWLLDVANMAIVVHLVGAYQVYCQPLFAFVERRAERRWPNGLPGGDYDLGWIKVSVFRLAWRTCFVAVTTVVAMLLPFFNDVVGILGALGFWPLTVYFPVEMYIAHRRIRRWTTTWVGLQALSLACLLVSLAAAVGSIAGVLLDLKSYRPFRSTY; this is encoded by the exons atggagatgaCGACGACCAAGAGGCAGCAGGATCATCAGGTGGAGACGATGACGACGAAGAAGAttgatgaagaagatgaagaggtGGACGACGACGGTCGGGCGAAGCGGAGGGGGACGGTGTGGACGGCGGCGTCGCACATCATCACGGCGGTGATCGGGTCAGGTGTGCTGTCGCTGGCGTGGGCGATCGCGCAGCTGGGCTgggtggtgggccccaccgtcATGCTCCTCTTTGCTGCCGTCATCTACTTCACCTCCAACCTCCTCGCCGACTGCTACCGCACCGGCGACCCCGCCACCGGCAGAAGGAACTACACCTACATGGACGCCGTCAAGGCCAACCTCG GCGGTGCCAAGGTGAAGGTTTGCGGATGCATTCAGTACCTCAACCTTTTGGGAGTGGCCATCGGTTACACCATCGCCGCCTCCATTAGCATGAT GGCGATCCAGCGTTCCAACTGCTTCCACGCGAGAGGAGAGCAGGATCCATGCCACGCCTCCAGCAACGTGTACATGATCATGTTCGGCATCGTCCAGGTGTTCTTCTCCCAGATCCCCGACTTCGACCAAGTCTGGTGGCTctccatcctcgccgccgtcatgtCCTTCACCTActccgccgtcggcctcgcccTCGGCGCCGCCCAGGTCGCCCAGAACCGCACGTTCGCCGGCAGCGCCATGGGCGTCGCCGTGGGCTTCGTCACCAAGACCGGCGACGTCGTCACCCCCGCGCAGAAGGTGTGGCGCAACCTGCAGGCGCTGGGGGACATCGCCTTCGCCTACTCCTACTCCATCATCCTCATCGAGATCCAGGACACGctgcggtcgccgccggcggaggcgaggacgatgCGGAAGGCGACGGGGATCAGCGTGGTGGTGACGAGCGTGTTCTACCTGCTGTGCGGATGCATGGGGTACGCGGCGTTCGGCGACGACGCGCCGGGGAACCTCCTCACCGGCTTCGGCTTCTACAAGCCCTACTGGCTGCTGGACGTGGCCAACATGGCGATCGTGGTACACCTGGTGGGGGCGTACCAGGTGTACTGCCAGCCGCTCTTCGCCTtcgtggagaggagggcggagcggcggtggcccAACGGCCTCCCCGGCGGCGACTACGACCTGGGGTGGATAAAGGTGAGCGTGTTCAGGTTGGCGTGGCGGACGTGCTTCgtggcggtgacgacggtggtggcgatgcTGCTGCCCTTCTTCAACGACGTGGTGGGCATCCTGGGGGCGCTCGGCTTCTGGCCGCTCACCGTCTACTTCCCCGTCGAGATGTACATCGCCCACCGCCGCATCCGGAGGTGGACAACCACCTGGGTCGGCCTGCAGGCGCTCAGCCTCGCCTGCCTTCTcgtctcgctcgccgccgccgtcggctccatcgccggcgtCCTGCTCGACCTCAAGTCCTACCGTCCATTCCGCTCCACCTACTAA
- the LOC4327988 gene encoding thiosulfate sulfurtransferase 18 isoform X4: MAPPYETSAAGSESPVPVVTVDVAAASDLITSAGHRYVDVRTEEEMNKGHLHNSLNVPFMFVTPQGREKNPLFVEQFSSLVSKEEHVVVGFKNVKNMGGGYAAWLDNGFPINTPPHTMY; this comes from the exons ATGGCGCCTCCCTATGAAACCAG CGCCGCCGGCTCTGAATCGCCGGTGCCGGTGGTAACGGTggatgtggcggcggcgagcgacctTATCACCTCGGCCGGCCACCGTTACGTCGACGTCAG GACAGAGGAGGAAATGAACAAGGGCCATCTACACAACTCCCTCAACGTGCCCTTCATGTTCGTCACGCCGCAAG GGAGGGAAAAGAATCCTCTGTTTGTGGAGCAGTTCTCGTCGCTGGTGAGCAAAGAGGAGCATGTGGTTGTG GGGTTCAAGAACGTGAAGAACATGGGAGGAGGCTACGCAGCGTGGCTCGACAATGGATTCCCCATAAACACTCCTCCTCATACAATGTATTAA
- the LOC4327988 gene encoding thiosulfate sulfurtransferase 18 isoform X2, which produces MAPPYETSAAGSESPVPVVTVDVAAASDLITSAGHRYVDVRTEEEMNKGHLHNSLNVPFMFVTPQGREKNPLFVEQFSSLVSKEEHVVVGCQSGKRSELACVDLLEAGFKNVKNMGGGYAAWLDNGFPINTPPHTMY; this is translated from the exons ATGGCGCCTCCCTATGAAACCAG CGCCGCCGGCTCTGAATCGCCGGTGCCGGTGGTAACGGTggatgtggcggcggcgagcgacctTATCACCTCGGCCGGCCACCGTTACGTCGACGTCAG GACAGAGGAGGAAATGAACAAGGGCCATCTACACAACTCCCTCAACGTGCCCTTCATGTTCGTCACGCCGCAAG GGAGGGAAAAGAATCCTCTGTTTGTGGAGCAGTTCTCGTCGCTGGTGAGCAAAGAGGAGCATGTGGTTGTG GGGTGCCAAAGCGGGAAGAGGTCGGAGCTAGCATGCGTTGATCTCCTTGAAGCA GGGTTCAAGAACGTGAAGAACATGGGAGGAGGCTACGCAGCGTGGCTCGACAATGGATTCCCCATAAACACTCCTCCTCATACAATGTATTAA
- the LOC4327988 gene encoding thiosulfate sulfurtransferase 18 isoform X3 encodes MAPPYETSAAGSESPVPVVTVDVAAASDLITSAGHRYVDVRTEEEMNKGHLHNSLNVPFMFVTPQGKEKNPLFVEQFSSLVSKEEHVVVGFKNVKNMGGGYAAWLDNGFPINTPPHTMY; translated from the exons ATGGCGCCTCCCTATGAAACCAG CGCCGCCGGCTCTGAATCGCCGGTGCCGGTGGTAACGGTggatgtggcggcggcgagcgacctTATCACCTCGGCCGGCCACCGTTACGTCGACGTCAG GACAGAGGAGGAAATGAACAAGGGCCATCTACACAACTCCCTCAACGTGCCCTTCATGTTCGTCACGCCGCAAGGCAA GGAAAAGAATCCTCTGTTTGTGGAGCAGTTCTCGTCGCTGGTGAGCAAAGAGGAGCATGTGGTTGTG GGGTTCAAGAACGTGAAGAACATGGGAGGAGGCTACGCAGCGTGGCTCGACAATGGATTCCCCATAAACACTCCTCCTCATACAATGTATTAA
- the LOC4327988 gene encoding thiosulfate sulfurtransferase 18 isoform X1, with product MAPPYETSAAGSESPVPVVTVDVAAASDLITSAGHRYVDVRTEEEMNKGHLHNSLNVPFMFVTPQGKEKNPLFVEQFSSLVSKEEHVVVGCQSGKRSELACVDLLEAGFKNVKNMGGGYAAWLDNGFPINTPPHTMY from the exons ATGGCGCCTCCCTATGAAACCAG CGCCGCCGGCTCTGAATCGCCGGTGCCGGTGGTAACGGTggatgtggcggcggcgagcgacctTATCACCTCGGCCGGCCACCGTTACGTCGACGTCAG GACAGAGGAGGAAATGAACAAGGGCCATCTACACAACTCCCTCAACGTGCCCTTCATGTTCGTCACGCCGCAAGGCAA GGAAAAGAATCCTCTGTTTGTGGAGCAGTTCTCGTCGCTGGTGAGCAAAGAGGAGCATGTGGTTGTG GGGTGCCAAAGCGGGAAGAGGTCGGAGCTAGCATGCGTTGATCTCCTTGAAGCA GGGTTCAAGAACGTGAAGAACATGGGAGGAGGCTACGCAGCGTGGCTCGACAATGGATTCCCCATAAACACTCCTCCTCATACAATGTATTAA
- the LOC4327989 gene encoding uncharacterized protein, producing the protein MASSAAARSRAAASAAWARLLSLRPSPPVSSTHHLTLRIASPRRHFAFSANASSGSSRLKQIQSERVIHDLFAELQRERQRDRQEEDEDEGEDEDYLGVKPLIEKLERRRAKEEAAPDDSFWEPTDSDSDEEDERYTPDAIKRRVDEFERKCNRHSELLRSFAEAETLDDAHKWMTKIDRFEERHLKLPLEYRVIGDMMNRLKDATGKDRFLLLQKLNRAVRIMECREAYDPSNPSNFGVIQHQQVGSPEDLVLNAGFDREKQMIQGAGDDDDDEEFNEDKEKDDLLIEKLNSIEKKIEEKLAELDHTFGKKGRVLEEEIKDLVEERNSLTEHKRRPMYRKGFDVKVIDVNRTCKVTKGGQIAKFTALLATGNYHGVVGFAKARGPTAKIAIQRAYEKCFQDLHYMERYEDHTIAHAIQAKYEKTKIYLWPGPMRSGMSAAGRTVETVLYLAGFSNVKSKIIGSRNPLNVIKALFIALNAIETPKDVEQKFGRTVVESYLL; encoded by the exons atggcctcctccgccgccgcccggtcccgcgccgccgcctccgccgcgtggGCGCGCCTCCTCTCCCTGCGCCCCAGCCCTCCCGTATCCTCCACCCACCATCTAACCCTGCGGAtcgcctcccctcgccgccactTCGCCTTCTCCGCCAACGCCTCCTCCGGCAGCTCTAGGCTCAAGCAGATCCAGAGCGAGCGGGTCATCCACGACCTCTTCGCCGAGCTCCAGCGAGAGCGCCAGCGGGACCGccaggaggaggatgaggatgaggGTGAGGATGAGGACTACCTGGGCGTCAAGCCGCTCATCGAGAAGCTCGAGCGCCGCAGGGCCAAGGAGGAGGCCGCGCCGGACGATTCCTTCTGGGAGCCCACCGACTCCGACAGTGACGAGGAGGACGAGCGCTACACCCCTGACGCCATCAAGCGCCGCGTCGACGAGTTCGAGCGCAAGTGCAACCGCCACTCCGAACTCCTACGCTCCTTCGCCGAAGCCG AAACCCTTGACGATGCCCACAAATGGATGACCAAGATCGACAGATTCGAGGAGCGCCATTTGAAGCTTCCACTGGAGTACAGAGTCATCGGCGACATGATGAACCGCCTCAAAGATGCCACCGGCAAGGACCGCTTTCTTCTCCTCCAGAAGCTTAACCGAGCTGTTAGAATCATGGAATGCAGGGAAGCATACGATCCCAGCAACCCCTCCAATTTCGGGGTCATCCAACACCAGCAGGTCGGCTCTCCGGAGGATCTTGTGCTCAATGCTGGCTTTGACAGGGAGAAGCAGATGATCCAAGGGgctggtgacgacgacgacgacgaggaattCAATGAAGACAAGGAGAAGGATGATCTGCTCATAGAGAAGTTGAATTCTATCGAAAAGAAGATCGAGGAGAAATTAGCTGAGTTAGATCATACGTTTGGTAAGAAGGGCAGAGTTCTAGAGGAGGAAATTAAGGATCTTGTTGAAGAGCGCAACTCCCTCACGGAGCATAAGAGGAGACCTATGTACAGGAAA GGTTTTGACGTCAAGGTCATTGATGTTAATCGGACGTGTAAAGTCACAAAG GGAGGCCAAATAGCAAAATTCACAGCATTGTTAGCGACTGGAAACTACCATGGTGTTGTAGGATTTGCAAAAGCTAGAGGTCCGACAGCCAAGATTGCAATTCAAAGG GCTTATGAGAAATGCTTCCAGGACCTCCATTACATGGAGCGATATGAGGACCACACAATTGCTCATGCAATTCAGGCCAAATATGAGAAGACAAAG ATATACCTCTGGCCTGGACCAATGAGAAGTGGAATGTCTGCTGCTGGTAGGACGGTTGAAACAGTACTGTATTTAGCTGGTTTCAGCAACGTCAAGTCAAAG ATTATTGGTTCAAGGAACCCCCTGAATGTTATCAAAGCTCTCTTCATAGCATTAAACGCC ATTGAAACGCCAAAGGATGTTGAGCAGAAGTTTGGGCGGACCGTGGTTGAGTCATACTTATTGTAG